In Rhodococcus qingshengii JCM 15477, the sequence TCTTGTAAGGGTCCGCACCGACTGCCGAGGGAGGGTTCATGACAGATCCGTCTGTTCGCGTTCCGTCGCCTCCGTTTTCGGAAGACCTACTCGCAGATCTTCACGCCGGGGTTCTCGATTCCGAAACCAGTGCGGCTCTGTGGCCGGTGGTACACGCAGACCCTGACGCCCATGCATTTGTCACCGCCCTTGACGGCGTCACGGCATCACTCGCGACACTGAACTCGAGCAAGGCCACTCACGAACGGATTCCGAATTCGCTTGCCGAGCGAATCAATTCGGCACTGGATCTACAGTCAGAACAGCTGGAGCCGCCAGCTGAGGCAGCTGTCGTGCCGTTCCGGCGGCGCCCACAAGCGTGGGTTCTCGGTGCCGCAGCAGCCGTGTTGGTAGCCTTCGTGATCGTTGTTGTCGGAACCCGAGATTCCGAACCTGCCGAAAGTGTTGTCGCTCAACCGAGCACACCGGCGACGTCTGCTGTCGACGATCCGGATTCGGCGTCTCTGCTCTCACTCGTCGGATCCAAAAACCTTGGACCACTGGATGATCCATCCAAACTTGCCGGATGCCTACGCGCCAACGGCATCGACGAGGGCCGGCCTCTACTCGGTTCCGGCGAGATTCGCATCGACGGGGCGCCGGCGATAGTCCTACTCTTCACGGGATCGCAGCCGCGTCAGATCACTGCACTGACTGTCGGCATCAACTGCAGCGACGGGAATCCGAATACGTTGTCGGTCAAGAACATCGGCTGACGTCGACGGTCAGCGCGGCGATGCCGCCGGGAGTAAGAGCTCGAGAATTCTCCCACGCAATGCGTCCGTATCATCCTCGACCGCTATCAGACTCGAAAACATCGCTGCCCCGGCCGCCAATACCAGCACGGCCTTGGCATCGAGCAGTGCCGATTCAGGATCTTCGGCGTTCTGAAGGAACAGTTGCGTACTCGGTCCACTGAACCCGCGCCACAATTCGTTGCGCAGGTCGTCGTGGTCGCGCAGGGCCGCCAGCAATCCTGGCGACGCGGCGCGAACCTCGGGACGGGAGAAGAGCTGAGCACTTCCCTCCACCACCCAACGGATCCAGCCGTCGCGATCGGTGCCCTCGA encodes:
- a CDS encoding helix-turn-helix domain-containing protein yields the protein MNATGSGRPRDPRIDDTVLEVTRAMLLEVGWDQLSLRAIAARAGVSRASMSRRWPSKAHLVLGSILGATPDLTPFEGTDRDGWIRWVVEGSAQLFSRPEVRAASPGLLAALRDHDDLRNELWRGFSGPSTQLFLQNAEDPESALLDAKAVLVLAAGAAMFSSLIAVEDDTDALRGRILELLLPAASPR